In one Lolium rigidum isolate FL_2022 chromosome 3, APGP_CSIRO_Lrig_0.1, whole genome shotgun sequence genomic region, the following are encoded:
- the LOC124702546 gene encoding probable serine incorporator: MWCASCLASACAGCACNLCTSAAASITRRSARLAYCGLFAASLILSFLLRQFAAPLLQQVPWINTFDQTPPEEWFQMNAVLRVSLGNFLFFATFALTMIGVKDQNDQRDAWHHGGWIAKFAVWAVLVILMFFVPNVVVTIYEILSKFGSGLFLLVQVVMLLDFTNNWNDSWVEKDEKKWEIALLVVTVVCYLSTFAFSGVLFMWFNPSGQDCGLNVFFIVLTIILAFAFAVIALHPQVNGSVMPASIISVYSAYLCYTGLSSEPDDYACNGLHRHSKQVSMSSLILGMLTTVLSVVYSAVRAGSSTTFLSPPSSPRSGAKNPLLGDTNVEEGKAGGEARPVSYSYTFFHLIFALASMYSGMLLTGWMSVASEKSELMDVGWTTVWVRICTEWSTAALYIWTLVAPLLFPDRDFS, encoded by the exons ATGTGGTGCGCGTCGTGCCTAGCGTCCGCCTGCGCGGGCTGCGCCTGCAACCTCtgcacgtcggcggcggcgtccatCACCCGCCGCTCAGCCCGCCTCGCCTACTGCGGCCTTTTCGCCGCTTCcctcatcctctccttcctcctccgccagttCGCCGCGCCTCTCCTCCAGCAGGTCCCCT GGATAAATACGTTTGATCAAACACCACCAGAAGAATGGTTTCAAATGAACGCTGTTCTTCGTGTCAGCTTGGGCAATTTCTTGTTTTTTGCAACATTTGCTCTCACGATGATTGGTGTCAAAGACCAGAATGATCAGCGAGACGCATGGCACCATGGTGGGTGGATTGCAAAGTTTGCTGTCTGGGCTGTTCTCGTTATTCTTATGTTCTTTGTCCCCAATGTCGTCGTTACTATTTATG AGATACTGTCAAAATTTGGATCTGGCTTGTTCCTTCTGGTTCAAGTCGTGATGCTTTTGGACTTCACAAATAATTGGAATGACTCGTGGGTTGAGAAGGATGAGAAAAAGTG GGAAATAGCTTTGCTGGTAGTGACTGTGGTTTGCTATCTCTCTACGTTTGCCTTCTCTGGAGTGCTCTTCATGTGGTTCAATCCCTCTGGTCAGGATTGTGGTCTCAACGTGTTCTttattgtgttgacaattatccttgCTTTTGCATTTGCAGTAATTGCTCTTCACCCCCAG GTCAATGGAAGTGTTATGCCCGCTTCTATCATTTCTGTTTACAGTGCATACTTGTGTTATACTGGTCTGTCCAGTGAACCAGATGACTATGCCTGCAACGGGCTTCACAGGCACTCTAAGCAGGTCTCAATGAGCTCCCTTATACTTGGGATGCTCACTACTGTGCTCTCTGTAGTGTACTCCGCCGTTCGCGCGGGATCTTCCACTACTTTCCTTTCGCCACCATCGTCTCCTAGATCTG GTGCCAAAAATCCTTTACTTGGTGACACTAATGTGGAGGAGGGCAAGGCCGGTGGCGAAGCGCGCCCCGTGAGCTATTCTTATACCTTCTTCCACCTTATCTTTGCCCTCGCGAGCATGTACTCGGGCATGCTGCTTACAGGCTGGATGAGTGTGGCTTCTGAGAAGTCGGAGCTGATGGATGTCGGATGGACGACCGTCTGGGTGCGCATATGCACAGAGTGGTCTACCGCAGCACTGTACATCTGGACCCTGGTAGCTCCGCTGCTCTTTCCTGACCGGGATTTCTCATGA